AAAAACACCACGGAAATTCTCACCAAGAATGTGGCCCTGTTTGCGATTGCCTGCATTATGTATCTGCTGACTGGCTACGCCATTATGTACGATGGTGGCTGGGCATTGTCCGGTATTGAGGCGTTTAGTCTGGAAGGCGTTCTCAGTGATTCTGCAGAAAATGGTTTTGAGGGTGACTCCGTTTATTCCGGAGCTTCAGACTTTTTCTTCCAGGTGGTCTTTGTAGCTACCGCCATGTCTATTGTTTCTGGTGCGGTTGCCGAGCGTATGAAGCTGTGGAGCTTCCTGGCCTTTGCAGTAGTTTTGACCGGTTTCATCTATCCACTGGAAGGTGCCTGGACCTGGGGCGGCAAAGAGGTTTTCGGCCTGTACAATTTGGGCAATCTCGGTTTCTCTGATTTTGCCGGTTCCGGTATCGTGCATATGGCGGGTGCAGCGGCTGCGCTTGCTGGTGTCTTGCTGCTGGGCGCGCGTAAAGGCAAATACGGCCCCAACGGTCAGGTGTATGCTATTCCCGGTGCTAACTTGCCGTTGGCAACCTTGGGTACCTTTATCCTGTGGATGGGCTGGTTTGGCTTCAACGGCGGCTCGGTGCTGAAACTGGGAGATGCTGCCAGTGCACACTCCGTAGCCATGGTCTTTGTGAATACCAATACCGCTGCTGCCGGTGGTGCTATTGCTGCACTGATCACCGCCCGTATCCTGTTCGGTAAAGCGGATCTGACCATGTTGCTAAATGGTGCCCTGGCCGGTCTGGTGGCAATTACAGCGGAGCCTTCGACCCCGACTGCATTGCAGGCAACCCTCTTCGGTATGATCGCCGGTGTGTTGGTGGTCTTCTCTATCATCACCCTGGATAAGCTGAAAATTGATGATCCGGTGGGCGCTATCTCTGTACACGGCGTTGTCGGCTTGCTCGGTTTGCTATTGGTACCTGTGACTAACAATGATTCCAGTTTCAGCGGGCAATTGATTGGTGCACTGACCATCTTTGGCTGGGTATTCGTCAGTTCATTTGCAGTGTGGTACCTCCTCAAGCTCGTCACTGGTATCCGTGTGAGCGAAGATGAGGAGCAAGAGGGTGTTGACTTGACCGAATGCGGAATGGAAGCTTACCCGGAATTTATGAACAAGTAAGTTAACAGTGTCGGTGCTGCCCCATAGGCGGGGCAGTGGCCTGGGTAAGGTTCTCTCGACGAGGACGAATCAGGGGAAATACTCAAGATGAAATTGATTACGGCTGTAGTAAAGCCCTTCAAATTGGATGATGTACGCACTGCCCTGTCTGAAGTGGGCGTGCAGGGAATGACCGTCACCGAGGTAAAAGGTTTTGGGCGTCAAAAAGGCCATACAGAACTTTATCGTGGCGCCGAATATGTGGTGGACTTCCTACCGAAAGTAAAATTGGAACTCGCTGTTGATGATGAGATGGTGGACTCCGCTGTTGAGGCAATCACCAAGGCGGCGCAAACCGGCAAAATCGGTGACGGCAAAATCTTTATCACGGCTCTCGAAGAAGTCATTCGTATCCGTACCGGTGAAACCGGTAGCGAAGCTGTGTAACCTGTTTGATAACTCTTTCATAACGTAGCGATTGAGTATCATAAGCCCCGCAAGGGGCTTTATACGCACTTCTGATAAGTCCCGCTATCTCGCCTTCGATCTTTGTTATCTATTTTGCTTGAAATACCTGCTACGGGGGCAGGCGCAAAAATCTGCATAACTAACTGAAATATTCCCATTTCATTTCCCAACAAAAAACTCTACAGCCTCCTCCTTGTGTTACTGGCACGGGGGTGGGGAACTGCCTATAAATTAATCGCCGCTATTGACGCGGTAGGGGATCGCCACTGAAAAGTGGTTGTCAGTTTTGTAGATGCCGCGGGAAAGGGGCGGCACAGAGGTACTCCCTCTGTAACAGGAGTAAAGGTTACAGGGTTTTAGCTATGAAAGATGGTTATGAAGATCAGGGTAAGAACTCTCGCAGCAAGGACTCCGAGGAATTTGCAGAAGAACGCAGTATCACCTCTCGCCAGCGCGCCAGAAGCCAGTTAAGTTCCGATGTAGAGGAGTTTCTCGCCGGTGGCGGCGCGATTAGTGAAGTTGATCCAGAAGTTACCGCCGACCCCCGCGCAAACCGCAGCCAAAATACGGCAGCCGCCCTATCTAATCTCTCTGGTCGCTGTTGCTCCTCCAGCAGGAGGAGTGACAGTTGGCCAAACCCCTCTCAGCCTCTCAGAGCTTTTACCGATTGAGCAGTTTCGGTAGCAGGCGCTCCAGGACTTCGCCGATATAGGATAGGAATAAAGTGCCCAGGCTAGACCGGTAGTACTGGGGATCAGCAGAGCCTACCGCTAGGGTGCCAAGTTGATTGCCCAAAGGAACGACGGCAGCTGAAGCGATATATTGCGCTTTTTCCGCAAACAGGAATTCTTTTTCCCGTTGGCGCAAAACACCGCAGATGGGACGGCCGTTACGAATTATTCCGCCAATTGCCGTCTCGGCATCGGAAAATGTGC
This DNA window, taken from Microbulbifer sp. MKSA007, encodes the following:
- a CDS encoding ammonium transporter; translated protein: MENQIFQLQYAIDTFYFLMCGALVMWMAAGFSMLEAGLVRSKNTTEILTKNVALFAIACIMYLLTGYAIMYDGGWALSGIEAFSLEGVLSDSAENGFEGDSVYSGASDFFFQVVFVATAMSIVSGAVAERMKLWSFLAFAVVLTGFIYPLEGAWTWGGKEVFGLYNLGNLGFSDFAGSGIVHMAGAAAALAGVLLLGARKGKYGPNGQVYAIPGANLPLATLGTFILWMGWFGFNGGSVLKLGDAASAHSVAMVFVNTNTAAAGGAIAALITARILFGKADLTMLLNGALAGLVAITAEPSTPTALQATLFGMIAGVLVVFSIITLDKLKIDDPVGAISVHGVVGLLGLLLVPVTNNDSSFSGQLIGALTIFGWVFVSSFAVWYLLKLVTGIRVSEDEEQEGVDLTECGMEAYPEFMNK
- a CDS encoding P-II family nitrogen regulator codes for the protein MKLITAVVKPFKLDDVRTALSEVGVQGMTVTEVKGFGRQKGHTELYRGAEYVVDFLPKVKLELAVDDEMVDSAVEAITKAAQTGKIGDGKIFITALEEVIRIRTGETGSEAV